In Miscanthus floridulus cultivar M001 chromosome 19, ASM1932011v1, whole genome shotgun sequence, the DNA window tatgacTATTGGAAGTTTTTGAATGTGCACAAAAAATATCGATGTAGCACTTTGCCCGGGAGTATTCCGAGGtcatatttatattttaccatagggaaagcCTATGGCTAAGATAGTGAAGAATATAATTTCTTGTGAGCTAAATTCTCAATCAATTGCACAACCTTAGTCGGGGGTTATACGTCTATGGTGCTGAAAGATCTAGTTTAGTTTtgaataattgatgaaaccctaggtactaacctttggctgtaagtgaatatgagatagaTTAGTATacaccaagtggtggagcaaaaaTGAACTCCATGGAGGTgatgatggacatgtgatgatgatgatcaagcttcaaacttggaaaagaagaaagagaaaaataaaatggctcaaggcaaaggtatatttgataagaacattttgttttgccactcaagaTGCCAAGTGGGTTTaaaatagatagccgtactattaagaggggtgaaactcgtcgtaaaatgcggttatcaaagtgccactagatgttctaactcattgcatatgcatttagattctagtctgtgctaacatccttgaaaatgctttgtgaaaatgctaacacacgtgcacaatagtgatacactttgtggttagcactaGGAGTAAGGGTGAAGAATTAGAGGAGAAACAGATGTGAAAACAGGGATTGGACCCTGAGGGGTCGAGTCCGATTCAGACTTAAACCCTAGGTCACGGGAGTGCGGAAGCGTCAGACCCTGGTCACGTGAATGACCGGACCCGGTGCTGAGGGTCCGGTTGTGGCATTGATGCACACGGTGGCGACTGGAGGAGGACTGGACCCTGGCTCAGTGTCTGGTCAGGGGCACCGAACTCTGTCCGAAGGCCCTAGAACCTCGTGGTGTGGATTCTGTTGCGACCAGACTTAGGGGGTCGCGGGTTTGGTCGATCGCGTCGGACTAGGTCCGATCGTTGTTTGACACCTCGTGAACTCTCTATTTCGTGTCGGACTCGCACGTGTTTGAGCGACCGAACCCTAGGGTCTGGTTCTGGTCTAGAGCTGCTATTGTGCGTGCTGAAAATCGACTGTTGAAGATCAACGAGCGTGGTTGAATCTAAGGGACGTGTGGCAACATCTAGAGGACCGGACTCGGTTCGGACCAGACTCTTAGGGTCCGGTCGCTGGGTTCAGGTCGCCTCGTAGACAGCCCAATAATAGATCCAACGATTCTATTGTTTGGTGGCCTCTATAAAAATAGGTTGGCTGGCTTGGGTTCACCCTCTTGGtcatttctattgagaatacaccCTAGTGAGCCTAGCCATTCCTCTCTAACTCATattgcttgattgattcatcatttggtgagattggagagcatctaAGTGCATtactttgagtgattgcatctagaggcacttggtgattgtgttttgctacggattttgcttgttactcttggtggttgcctccacctagatggcttggtgcaacgaggatcgttgagcgaagaaggtgattgtctctggctccgattggtggattgtgaggggttcttgtgccttccccatgggagatcacgaaaggcaactctagtggattgctcgtggcttgtggatcctcatcttatgttggttgtgcggcacccggttgtgggttaggcatgtgatgtcTATTAGTGCGTAAacgtccaagtgagtgaatcgccacaatggagactagcttgctggcaagcaagtgaacctcagaagaaaaatcttATGTCATCTTGTCTCTGAGGAATTTATTAGTATTCATAGTGATTGATCTCTTGCCCGGCTCAGTATATCTTGCTAGGTTGCTcactagtggtagaagtagtgACATGGTCATTGCTTGATATATAGAGATCATAGCCAACTAGacttgtggataggtggcttgcaacacttgtaGTGCTAACGCAATATTCGCTTCGCCATTTAGTTGTCTCTAATTAATTGTtttagtgttgttgtaaaaaaaatgtATAGGCTATtcgccccctctagccatttagtgCCTTTTAGGCGCACGTTGCCTTTAGTAGCGACAAAGATAAAGTTAATTGATCACTAGAAGATAGTTTGATTGAGGAGTAAAGGCGTAGCTAGTGGGAGAACAAGTGAAAAGGAGTCCTATGTAACTTCTACTTGCAAGCACAAACTTTGTTATAAACTATAACAGATTTAGACAACCCTAGAGTTAGAGAGATACACAAACACTTTGGGGCACAACCGGCTAGCTAACCCAGGAGGGATTAACTAGACAAATTGCCACAAGCCCTGCAATTTAAAAACTAGGcctatcgtggtggaatacagaTGGTGGACAGTGTTGTCGCCACCTACCACCTGCCACTAACTATCCAGATGCCTAGTCGTATCCACAGACAaactatagcctaagcaccatgcttaatctatagcctcactacttcgatccgagctccgatgaaatgagatcaaagcattCTAACCAGACGGTGGAGACTATGCAGAGTGATGTCATGATCAGGGTAACCTTTTGCTATTAAATTATTTATCATAAAAGTTAACCATAGACCTCAAACACGCATGAATCTTCTAACACATGTATATACAGTTCCATAAAATGTTAAAAGGAGTTTTTTTTCATTAAGTAGCTACCTTGGGTGGTTATTAAATTAATTTTCTCCAAACACTTTCCAAAGCGAAAATACAAAAGAGGTAGTTTAAGTTGTGTACTTCATGATAAACCAAAGCCACGTCGAAGCTTTGAATCGAAATAGACTTTAAAGCTCAAACTTTGAAAATATTGTGAAGAGCAACACGACCTGTTGTACCCGTCCGAAAATCAGTCACCAATATTCAAAGTTGAAACTTAATTTAGGAAGATTTCATGTATAAACTCATAGGTCAAATCACATCAAATTAGAAGTATGAGTTTTGCTCTTTAAAATAGTGTAGGTCTTGTTGACCAAAGCCTATGGATCAGTAATAGATTGATTAGCGCAAGATTCATAAAAAATGTTAGGGGCTCCCTGGAATTTTGCTGTGAAAACTGTGCTAACATTCAGTTTTGGGAACTAAATTTTGATTGATTTCATATATAAACATGGAGGCAGGTGCTGTCCGTCCGCGCTCCCGTCGTTCCGGCCATCGATCAGCGTATCGCGGCGCGGCCGAACCGAACGCCCACAGCGCAGGCATGCACCCAATGATCACACGCGGATCGCGGCGAAATCCTGCCCCGGGTGCAACCAAACCCATCGCCGCCGCCACACGGCTCCGTCCCCGCCCGGCCGCCCCCACCCCCGATCGGTGGGCGCTCGGCACACGCGACCGCACGGGAACGGGAACCCGCCTGTCAATGATTGCGCCGACGCGCGCCGATCCGTACCGCATCTATCCAGGACCACGCGCGCGGTGCGGCCGTGCGGCgcgccatgccatgccatgcgCCTCGCCGAAAACGTTGCACCACCGGCAGCGGCATGTGCTGTCTCGCTCTCAGCGGCTCTGTAGCTATGCAACCCGGGGCTCGGTACGGTTCGTTCGCGACGATAGCCACCACCGGCCGTGTCAATCGATGGTGCCGGTCGGACGGCCCATAGCTAGCAGGCTCATCTGCACGTGTGGTAGACTGCGGCACACGGCACAGATGATCAGACGTCGAACGCACAGAGGATCCGAGCCCTCCGTTGACCGCGCGATCAAGATATCGTTGGAATCTGTTTCCTACACACATGTCCGGTGTCAACTCTCTGTACTCGGAGGCTGGTGGGCTCGAGGAAGAACTTGAAGTCAACCCACGCACGTCCCGCCCCTCGGTACGCACGTCGTCACGGTGGGGCAGAGCGCACCTGGCTCGCGCGCGGCGTGAACGGCTGGACGCCTCCACGTACGCTACGCTCCCTCATCGCGCGCGCACGGCGCAGTCATGCACGCTTCGGCAGGATGCGGCCAACCCATCCATTTGGCGACGAGGGAGTGCGCGAGAGGGGCGATCCAAGCGAATCGATCAGATTATCAGAAGGACCATGCATGATGATGAGCATGGGCCCGAAATTTTCTCCCTGTGGGCGTGGGGGCAGAGACCGCTGGATCATTGCCATTGACTGAATCACTGAACCTGAACCTCCTCCTACGCTTAATGGCAGGCGGGGCGACACAGGCAGTGCATTGACAGGCCGTCGCGtctcgccggccggccggccggccgtggTGAAATGTTCCTTCTTGTGTCCTCTTGGCTTGGATCGATCGTCTCCTGCTGCTGGTGACTGGTGAGACGTGAGAGTGACGACCGCGACGCGGCTGTGCGCGCGACTGTTGCGCTGAGGGCAGGCAGGCACGCCCAGGCTGTGCGCCCGGCGATTTGAAGTGCTGCTGCGGTCCAGAGTTTCTGCGGCCTCACCCTCCTCACCACAGGCTGACCGCGTCCGTGGttcgtctctctctccctcttttcGATCGATCACGTGTATCACGAGCACCGGCGACCAGTGCACTACATACAGGTCTAGTGGTCTACCGTCTACACATGCACGCAGcgccagcgccggcgccggcgcctcgATCACGCAGGTTAGATTTGGCGCTCGATAGGATCATCACGTCCAGGACTGCAGCAGCTTAAAAGCTCCAGATGCATGGCTGTGCTTGATCGGACTCTCGAAAGCATGTCAAGGAAATCATTGGTCGATAGCAGACGCGTGACTGGGGAGAACGCACTCGGGTCTCGCGCCCGGGACCCGAAGACGATGATGGGTCAAATGCTTGTTCGATCAAATGCTGAAATGGAGGATGCATGGGGGGCCATGCCATGGCATCGCCGTGTGTGGTGCGTGCTCCGTCCACATCAGGTGCCATCTCGATCGTAACACAACACGTACGTACGTGTTGTGTAGCATGAAACAGAAGAGGAGAGATGAAGACAACATTGCCAAACCATTGGGTTAAACTACATTAGCATATAGCGATGATGACACAACTAATGATGTACGATCGATTGATTTCGCCCTAGAGAAGACCAACCCAACAACCAGAGAGACGACGAGCAACCGGCGGGCTGCCACGTCGAGCTAAAACCTTTGTCCCTCGCCGGGATTACTACTACTGCCAACGTTGACAAAGTAGGACGACATCGGCGCggtagcggcggcggcgctcgtgcTCGTGCTCTCGTCGCCGTTGCTCGCCGCCACGTCGTCCATGCCATGGCACTGCACGTAACCGTCGTCTTCCTcattggccggcggcggcgccacgcCGGGCACGGACGATCCGGCTGCCGGCTGCGGGGCCGGCACGACCGAGGGCAGCTTGGAGAGCAGCGCCTCGAGGCTGCTCATCGACGGCATGATGTGCATGgacgcggccacggcggcggctggcccggcgccggcgccgtagGGGTCGTAGAGCTCCAGCGGCGGCCCGGCGGCGGCATGCGGTGGCATCATGCCCGGCCAGGCTGCAGCGGCGACGTCCGGCGGGGGGGCCACGCCGCCCGAGAACACGCCGGCCGACGACGGGTGCGGGAGCAGCACCCCCGGGATGCTCTCCAGGTACCCGAACTTGCGGCGCAGCATCACCACGTAGCTGAGGTCCTCCGCCACCTGCATGAGCCAATTCAAAGGCCGGACACAGAACAACACATGCCGTGTCAGTGTCATATAGCTAGCGACTAGCGAGCGGCGTGCGACGCAGCTGCATTGCATTGCACTGCATTCACGGCCGCGCGCCGCAATGGTGAAACACCTCTATCATCACACACAAAACAATGCCGAGTACAACGCTACTGCGCACTGTGTTGCTATGCACATGCTGCCTCGGACCATCGGTTGTTGCGGGAAATCGGAGTGCAGAGAACGACCGGTGAGCAGTAGGCAGTAGCTGAGTAGCGCACCTTTTTCATGGAGCCGAGCTGCACGACGCCCTCCCTGACAGCAATCAGGGCGATGGTCTGCACAAGTGCAGAGCAAAGCGAAgaatgagagagggagagggagaaaagAAAAGCGGACGCAGGCAGGCCGGCCGGCCAACAGGCCATGGCATGGCAGCATCAGCTAGCTGGCCATGTCTTGGCTTGGTAGCCGCGGCCCGCGGCTGCCATGCACAGCACTACGAGAGCAGCAGAGGTAGGCCacagagctagctagctagctctagcTGCAGCCTCTGATCAAAAGGGGCCGGATTGCGATTTGTCAATGCCTAAAAGTGTGCACCTGGATGCCGGACTGGAACTGCGCCTCCCACGTCCTCGGATGCTGCAAAAGAACATGGCCAGTGGCCACCCATATGGCTCACAGATTAGTAGCCATCGCTCGATGATGTTTAGCTTGAGTAACGACAATTTGTGTAAAGATATCGAGGGTTAAGTTAACAGCTAGCGTGGTTCTTTAGTATGTAAGTAGTGCTTACAGAGTCGGCAGGGTTGGTCCAGGAGGAGATGAGGTTGATCTCGTGCTCCTGGGGCTCCTTGAACACCCACTTGTGGCTGTGGTCTGCCGCCACTTTCCCTATCAGACTGCATGCAGCAGGAAAGGAAACCGCACCAAGAACAGCAGGAGGCCGGAGGGCCCCGGCCCGGCGCCATCATTAGCTCGGAGGAGGGTTAACCGGCTCGCTATTCGCTAATCATGGTGAGTGAACTGTGGACTAGTCAGCCACCTACCCTTCGCCGTAGTTGTAGATGTCATGGGACATCTTGAAGAACAGCTCAGGCTGCAGGCCCTGCGACGGCTGCTGCTGCTTCACCGCATCCTGCACAGCTGCTGCCTCACAGTCTCCGGCATATGCAACCGCCGCAGCTGCCGCTGCACCCTCTTGTCCGCACGCGGCAGAGCTGTTGGCCGCCGCGAAGTTGCAGAACCCGTCCTCCCACGCCAGGATCCTAAGCGCAACGCGCAAGAACACACACCCAGAGCATTCACATGGGACTGGATTCAAGACATATATGCAGTTGATgagtgtgctgtgtgtgtgcagcTAGAACTAGAAGCCTGTACCAGTTCCTCCTGTTCCCTCTGGTCCTGTCGTACGCCGCGCCAGGGAGATCCCATCTGATCAGGTTAAGCAGGTTGTTATTAAGCGCGCGGCCAGCCAGTCGATCAGCGAAGAAAGAAACACTGTGTTAGTATTAGGCCGGGAAGAAGAACGCAATCGCGATTAGAATGCGCATTAGTAGCTGGTAAGGTATGTAGCAGGAAGGAGAGAGAGATAGAGCTGAGAATGAAGAGAGCTCACGGGCCGGCACGCACTTTGGGGGCGGGTAGTTCCGGGGCAGGATGCGCCAGAAGACGGCGTAGACCCACTGCGGGTGCGGGGCCGGGGCGTCGCCGGCGCCGCCAGTGCATAGGCTCCGCAGCGTGTGCTGCAGCAGGTGCGTCACAGCCACCGGGCCCAGCTGCTCCTCCATCGCTCGCTCGCAGCTAGCGGTGGCCCGGCCGCCGGCAGCTGGCAGCCGGCCAAGGCGATCGAGCGAGCTTGACGATCggtcgccggccgccgccgcggctgctGGCTGGTTGCTTCGCTTTGCTTGCTTGCACGGTGCAGCGGGTAGAATCCGCTGACTAGCCAAGCCAAGCTCCGCTCTGAGACTGAGCTCGCAAGAGAAGCTGAGGCCTGGCCAAGAATACTGGAGGAGCAAAGcaagcaagcagcagcagctaaGCACTAGCCTAAGCTGCTGCTCTCCTTGCTTGGCTCGCCTCTGTGTGAGACCTCTGTATGGCTGTGCTGTGACTGTGAGGCCAGGCCACCACCGAATGGGAAAGCCACCTGCCCAAAATTTATAGTACTACCCCCATCTCCCTcgtctgcccccccccccccccccccccccccccccccccccacacaccccCACACCCCCACACCCCCCCAACccccaccctctctctctctctctctctctctctctctctctctctctctctctctccactttCTTCTTGGACTCTTGCTACCGCCCTGTCCCCAAACAAATTAATTTATAGTCATCTAAAATTAAACTTTTGTAAAGTTGATCAAATATATAGAAAATAACACCAATATTTATGGTataaaattagtatcattagatactaGATACATCATGAAGTATACTcccttcattctaaattataaatcgctGTGACTTTTTTTTAGTTCATCTATTTTGTtacgctttgatttttttggttcatccCTTTTGTTACAtacctagacatattattatatctagataaataataaaaTGGATGTATCGAAAAAGTCAAAGcggcttataatttagaatgggggGAGTATTTTTATAATCTATTTATTTGATGTAGTAGCCGTTTACATTTTTTCCTATAAAATTGATTAAACTTTTAAAAAATCACttaaagacaaaaaaaaatttattttagtAGTAATACTAATATCACACTAGTTAGTATTTTAATGAGCTTATATAGGGTCTGTTTGACACAGCTCACAATAACTTCATGAGTTGTCGTGAGCTGTTTTTTCGCCAAACACTTATTTTCGAAACAGTTTTACGGGTGAAGCTGTTTTTCTTCTCCTCTTGCAAAGACATGAGTTAGGATAAAACTGAAAATAGTAGCTTATCCTAGCGCGCTCTCTCCCTCGTAAGTTGTTGGTAAAACTATTTTgccaaacattttttttaaaacagGTGCCATAACACTGGCACCCTCAATCTCTTCACTAGCCGATCCTCTCTCTAGCAAGACCACGGGCCGTGGTCCACGATTTCTCTCATGCCACTGTTAATTAATCCTGGAAATCCCAGACCCTCCTGCGCTCGTGCCTCCTCTCGGTCCGCGGATGGATTTGATCCCAACTGCCTCCTTCATGCCCGCACACAGACTACTCGGCGAGATGCAGAGGACCTACTGTTCGTTGTCGTATCGTAGTATGCTACGGCTCCCTACTGCTTCCCATAGAAAAGGGGTGTTTAGATTTAGCTACTAAGAGGTATGTCGAAAGGATGTTGCATGAggtatttggatactaataaaaaaataaattacataatccgttagtactccacgagattaaatttttaagcataattaatctgttattagcacatgttactgtagcaaaccattgtcaaatcatggactaattaggctcaaaagattcgtctcataaattagtcgtaaactatataattagtttcataattagtctatatttaatactccatacatgtattcAAACATTCGATAAGATATCGACTATAAAATTTACAAACACCCCCTCTAGAATCTAGCCTAGCCTACCACCTCCGTCGGGCACCGGCAGCATACATTGGAAGTGAATATGAATACGAATAAATTTCAGGCCCGATCTGCCTATACAGGCTCATGCCCGTGCTGTGCTACGGGTTTAAAAATTCATATTTTCTAATATTTCAAAAGATCAAGTGGTAACTCTAATTgccaaaaataaataatataatcTCATAACTTTATTTTCAAAAGCCATTACTCATACATTTTTGCTATTTTGCAAGTAAGCAAGAAAAAAGCAGCTTTGCAAATCTGTAGCATGTATGGTGCTTGTCATGCTTCCACTCAAGTTGGTGCTTCCATCTTGCAATTACAAACATACATTCTGGGAGCATCATATCTATACAATTGTCTAGTCGTCACATGGACATATTCAGCGCTCATAGTCCAAACAACAAGAGTCAAATTCACAATTGGTGTATATATTCAATGTCCACCTTCTCAAAGACAACATTAAAATATTCAATGTCTGAATATTGTAATTTTCACTGTACAAACAACAAAAATTGCAATCAACATTCTTAGattgaaacaacaatcaacagTCACAAATTGACAAATGCATTCAATCATTAAAGTCAATATTGAGATAAAATCTCAATTCAACAATAAGTTACAACTTTTCTGTTCTGAAGCTTGGCTTCTCAAACTATTGATGCCGCCCTCCTCCAGAAGCCATATGTTGTGGCCGCCCTTGCTCCTGCAGCTGTGTGGTAGCTGTGGCCTTGCTAGCAGCGGTTTACATCCCTCCTGGGGGCCGGCCCATCGAATCAGGAGCCCTCTTACTGTAAGCTCACACTTGGCATTGCCTCACCACCTTCTCTGTGCACAAAATGTTTTCGAAACAAACTAATACGGAGTAGCAGCAGAGGAGCAATGTGGATGGGAAATATTGATGTAAAGTTGTATGCCAAGACTGTAGAGCTACATGCTGAAGCCATGCCAATCAGTAAATTCTGAAGCTACTCAAACATCATAGTATACTATGTTCAGTACCTACTCAAAACATATATATGTGACTGATCATTTCATCAGATCATTTTGAAGTTCGAAGCAAGGAATCAAATTGCCTGGCAACATGGAAGTTCTCAGTTCCAAGCATTTTTTTTGTTCATATGCAAAAAAGCTCACAAATGAAGCTAGCAACTCAGAAATCTAGTTCAGTTAGAAATTCGACATGGCTCTAGTGACCAATCAGACATCCTGAAACATTAAGCTGAAATTTTTCAGTTAGAGTTGACAGTTGCTAGACTTTAGCAGCAGTAGCGAGGACCACAGGGAACATATTCCTTCCTTCTTACCTCCATCTTAATTTGTTGCTCCCCCCTCTCTGATCTGATCGATGGCAGTTCCAAGGACCAGGGCAACACAACTCCAAAGTGGCATATAGTAGTACCTGTAACCAAGGTACGCCTGCTGCTGCAACCAAAAAAAGCAGGAACCAAGAAAAATCAGATGCGTCATCTAGAACCAAGAAGATTTTGAGCAGATGGAGCTCATGCTAACTAAAATTAAGATTTATTATTTATGTCAACTTTGTTAGTATTAGGTAGTTCTGTAGGTGTACTGTTGTTGACTTGTTGGTCCTAAAACTGAATGGCTAGCCATTTGCTACTGTTCTTTCCAGGTTCCATTAATGGTTATAAGTGAGTAGCATCACATGAATTGCTATAGGAATACGAGAAGCAGTGTTCTGTGCAGCAGCAAACTGAAGAAACAATCGAGTCTAACCCGCTCAGCTATGCCCTCTACAAACCACAGTAACCAGACCAAACCGGCCATTGCCGGGCTCGGTTGAAAAACCAACAAATCAATGTAAACCATGAGTGGACAGGGCGGTCTATATTCTATAAAGAAATTAAATGTCTCATCATACAACAAAACTATGATTGATTTTGCAGAGTCCAATTAACAGGTAGCAATGAAT includes these proteins:
- the LOC136529154 gene encoding protein RICE SALT SENSITIVE 3-like isoform X1, with translation MEEQLGPVAVTHLLQHTLRSLCTGGAGDAPAPHPQWVYAVFWRILPRNYPPPKWDLPGAAYDRTRGNRRNWILAWEDGFCNFAAANSSAACGQEGAAAAAAVAYAGDCEAAAVQDAVKQQQPSQGLQPELFFKMSHDIYNYGEGLIGKVAADHSHKWVFKEPQEHEINLISSWTNPADSHPRTWEAQFQSGIQTIALIAVREGVVQLGSMKKVAEDLSYVVMLRRKFGYLESIPGVLLPHPSSAGVFSGGVAPPPDVAAAAWPGMMPPHAAAGPPLELYDPYGAGAGPAAAVAASMHIMPSMSSLEALLSKLPSVVPAPQPAAGSSVPGVAPPPANEEDDGYVQCHGMDDVAASNGDESTSTSAAAATAPMSSYFVNVGSSSNPGEGQRF
- the LOC136529154 gene encoding protein RICE SALT SENSITIVE 3-like isoform X2, which translates into the protein MHWRRRRRPGPAPAVGLRRLLAHPAPELPAPKVRAGPWDLPGAAYDRTRGNRRNWILAWEDGFCNFAAANSSAACGQEGAAAAAAVAYAGDCEAAAVQDAVKQQQPSQGLQPELFFKMSHDIYNYGEGLIGKVAADHSHKWVFKEPQEHEINLISSWTNPADSHPRTWEAQFQSGIQTIALIAVREGVVQLGSMKKVAEDLSYVVMLRRKFGYLESIPGVLLPHPSSAGVFSGGVAPPPDVAAAAWPGMMPPHAAAGPPLELYDPYGAGAGPAAAVAASMHIMPSMSSLEALLSKLPSVVPAPQPAAGSSVPGVAPPPANEEDDGYVQCHGMDDVAASNGDESTSTSAAAATAPMSSYFVNVGSSSNPGEGQRF